In Desulfotomaculum sp., a single window of DNA contains:
- a CDS encoding tRNA preQ1(34) S-adenosylmethionine ribosyltransferase-isomerase QueA encodes MKTSEFDYDLPESSIAQEPAQRRDASRLMVIYRSKPDVEYRLFKDLPDYLNDRDVLVINETKVIPARLTGKKVSGDANIEILLLKPLDAYRWEVLVRPGKKVKINDQLVFGDELFSGRIIDFTDSGGRIIEFSFEGNFEELIQDAGEMPLPPYIKKYTGDPQRYQTIYARQEGSVAAPTAGLHFTGELLEKVQKKGIAIKKIILHIGLGTFRPVSATDISMHRMHSEYFEVSQDTADSVNMAREKGGRVVAVGTTTVRCLESAARENGSLSATSGWTDLFIYPGYSFKVIDSMVTNFHLPRSTLLMMVSAFAGSGKILSAYRLAVRDKYRFFSFGDAMLIL; translated from the coding sequence TTGAAAACAAGCGAATTTGATTACGATTTGCCGGAATCATCTATTGCGCAAGAACCTGCCCAGCGGCGGGACGCTTCGCGTTTAATGGTTATATATAGAAGCAAACCGGATGTCGAGTACAGATTGTTTAAAGATCTGCCTGATTACCTTAACGATAGGGACGTTCTTGTCATCAACGAAACAAAAGTCATCCCCGCCAGACTAACCGGCAAAAAGGTTTCAGGCGACGCAAATATCGAAATACTCCTGCTCAAACCACTAGACGCATATAGATGGGAAGTTCTGGTCCGTCCTGGTAAAAAAGTAAAAATTAATGATCAGCTTGTTTTTGGCGACGAACTGTTCAGCGGAAGAATTATTGATTTTACTGATTCCGGCGGACGGATTATAGAGTTCTCTTTTGAAGGAAATTTCGAGGAACTCATTCAGGATGCCGGTGAAATGCCCCTGCCTCCATACATAAAAAAATACACAGGTGATCCGCAGCGCTATCAGACCATATATGCCCGGCAGGAGGGGTCGGTTGCTGCCCCTACGGCCGGGCTGCATTTTACCGGTGAACTGCTGGAAAAAGTACAAAAAAAAGGTATAGCCATAAAGAAAATTATATTGCATATCGGCCTGGGAACTTTCCGTCCTGTGTCCGCAACAGATATATCTATGCACCGTATGCACTCGGAGTACTTCGAAGTCAGCCAGGATACCGCCGATTCCGTAAATATGGCCAGGGAAAAAGGAGGCCGGGTGGTTGCCGTAGGAACTACGACTGTCCGCTGTTTAGAAAGCGCAGCCCGTGAAAACGGATCTCTGTCGGCAACAAGCGGATGGACTGATTTATTTATCTATCCCGGATATAGTTTTAAGGTAATCGACTCAATGGTTACCAATTTTCACCTGCCCCGTTCGACCCTTTTAATGATGGTCAGCGCTTTTGCAGGCAGCGGTAAAATCCTTTCCGCATACAGGCTGGCGGTAAGGGATAAGTACCGTTTTTTCAGTTTCGGAGATGCCATGCTTATTTTATAG
- a CDS encoding stage II sporulation protein SpoIID: MLKKLFFLSLCLLFICPATNASNGVIVEPETIRIGLSQGVQKVEFSVSGSCQLIDSSANRVLGSALKNDRWQVTKEGNQLLLFKNGNLVNSIYGSLHLLGNKLEVGIASGSGSVTNRSGEGEKEELVILGANNKSISKHNLTGSEVLSASGRSTLNKTEDQNLIRVYNGESSARYRGDLEIRPDDLGLTVINELPFEEYIYSVLPSEMPSAWPAEALKAQAVAARSYSLAQLRSYSKYGFDLLASQTSQVYKGFDWENPATNSAVQATSGQIMTYRGQAVDAVFHSSSGGYTENSEDVWSNTVDYLRARPDTADQNNNHYNWSVTYTQEQLTNLINKAGYKFSRVTDLIEVERTSTGARVKKMSFVGFDTDSNPITEDIYNSNAVRMVLGLKSAMITLNKKFDDSQNLLEVTIQGNGWGHGLGMSQYGALGLAKQGYNYQSILKYYYTGVEISGSYGG; this comes from the coding sequence ATGTTAAAAAAGCTTTTCTTCCTTTCCCTTTGCCTTTTGTTTATCTGCCCGGCGACAAATGCTTCCAATGGTGTTATCGTCGAACCGGAAACGATCAGAATAGGCTTGAGCCAGGGTGTTCAAAAGGTTGAGTTTTCCGTTTCGGGAAGTTGCCAACTCATAGATTCATCTGCTAACCGCGTTCTGGGTAGCGCGCTTAAAAACGATAGGTGGCAGGTTACCAAAGAGGGCAACCAGCTTTTACTCTTTAAAAACGGGAATCTGGTCAACAGCATTTACGGATCTCTTCATCTCCTGGGGAACAAATTAGAAGTCGGTATCGCTTCCGGCAGCGGGTCTGTGACCAACCGGAGCGGCGAGGGAGAAAAGGAAGAACTGGTCATCCTTGGCGCAAACAACAAATCTATTTCTAAACATAATCTAACAGGTTCGGAAGTTTTATCAGCTTCCGGCAGGTCCACCCTCAATAAAACGGAAGACCAAAACTTGATCAGGGTATACAATGGCGAAAGCAGCGCACGATACCGCGGGGACCTGGAAATCCGTCCTGATGATCTGGGCTTGACTGTAATAAACGAGCTGCCGTTCGAAGAATACATTTACAGCGTACTGCCCTCTGAGATGCCTTCGGCATGGCCTGCTGAAGCCCTAAAAGCTCAGGCAGTCGCAGCCAGAAGCTATTCTCTGGCCCAGTTGAGATCTTATAGTAAATACGGATTTGATCTTTTGGCCAGCCAGACCAGCCAGGTATACAAAGGTTTTGACTGGGAAAACCCGGCTACAAACAGCGCCGTGCAGGCCACAAGCGGACAGATTATGACTTACCGCGGCCAGGCTGTTGACGCCGTTTTTCACAGCAGCAGCGGAGGCTATACTGAAAACAGCGAAGATGTTTGGTCAAACACAGTCGATTATCTCCGGGCAAGACCCGACACTGCAGATCAAAACAATAATCATTACAACTGGTCAGTTACCTATACGCAAGAACAACTAACCAATCTTATCAACAAGGCTGGCTACAAGTTCAGCAGAGTAACTGATCTCATAGAAGTTGAGCGGACATCGACAGGCGCGCGTGTAAAAAAAATGTCCTTTGTTGGATTTGATACCGACAGCAATCCCATAACCGAAGACATATACAACTCCAATGCGGTCAGAATGGTACTGGGACTGAAAAGCGCTATGATTACCTTAAACAAAAAATTTGACGACAGCCAAAATCTTTTGGAAGTAACTATTCAGGGCAACGGATGGGGCCATGGCCTTGGTATGTCTCAATACGGCGCCCTTGGGCTTGCCAAACAAGGTTATAACTACCAGAGCATTCTGAAATACTATTACACGGGGGTTGAGATTTCCGGCAGTTATGGAGGATAA
- the argH gene encoding argininosuccinate lyase, with translation MMDDFHSSISFDFRLSRYDVRGSIAHATMLGKQGIITDKEAEMIVVGLEGILKDIESGKIAFSPEAEDIHMNIEQILIERIGETGQKLHTARSRNDQVALDIRMFLKDEIGNIIQLIKKLQSCLLELAEKHVETVMPGYTHLQRAQPITLAHHVLAYIEMFQRDVERLRDCYKRTDILPLGAGALAGTTLPIEPDYVAGMLGFSKVAVNSLDAVGSRDFAVEFNAAAALIMVNLSRFCEELILWSSAEFGFIELDDSYSTGSSMMPQKKNPDVAELIRGKSGRVFGNLLALLTVLKGLPLAYNKDLQEDKEAIFDSVDTIKNCLSIFCPLVSTMKTKSDRMRSAANGGYVNATDLADYLVVKGVPFRKAHSLAGQIVYSCIKDQKSLEDLTLAQLKKFSELIEDDVFQFIKIERCVDNRRKLGGPAPDSIRQAITQAKINLENS, from the coding sequence ATGATGGACGATTTTCACTCATCAATTTCTTTCGATTTTCGCCTCAGCCGGTATGATGTAAGAGGGAGCATAGCCCATGCCACGATGTTGGGGAAACAGGGTATTATTACCGATAAGGAAGCGGAAATGATTGTCGTGGGATTAGAGGGGATTCTAAAGGATATTGAATCCGGCAAAATTGCCTTTTCGCCGGAGGCCGAAGATATCCACATGAACATAGAACAAATACTCATTGAAAGAATTGGCGAAACAGGCCAGAAACTGCACACCGCAAGAAGCCGGAATGATCAGGTAGCGCTGGATATACGCATGTTTTTAAAGGATGAAATAGGCAATATCATCCAACTTATAAAAAAGCTTCAAAGTTGCCTTCTGGAGCTTGCCGAAAAGCATGTTGAAACTGTAATGCCGGGGTACACACACCTGCAGCGCGCCCAGCCTATAACACTAGCCCACCATGTGCTGGCTTACATAGAGATGTTTCAAAGAGATGTGGAAAGACTGAGGGATTGCTATAAACGCACGGATATTCTGCCCCTTGGAGCCGGGGCTCTAGCAGGCACAACACTTCCAATTGAACCGGATTACGTTGCCGGGATGCTGGGTTTTTCAAAAGTGGCTGTCAACAGCCTTGACGCTGTTGGCAGCAGGGATTTTGCCGTTGAATTCAACGCTGCGGCGGCGCTGATCATGGTCAATCTAAGCAGGTTTTGTGAGGAATTAATCCTATGGTCGAGCGCAGAATTCGGTTTTATTGAACTTGACGATTCTTACAGTACGGGCAGCAGCATGATGCCCCAAAAGAAAAACCCCGATGTGGCTGAATTAATCCGCGGTAAGTCAGGCCGTGTATTCGGGAACCTGCTTGCGTTGTTGACCGTTTTAAAAGGGCTTCCTCTGGCTTATAATAAGGATCTGCAAGAAGACAAAGAAGCCATTTTTGACTCTGTGGATACGATAAAGAACTGTCTGTCGATTTTTTGTCCGCTTGTCTCGACGATGAAAACCAAATCAGATAGAATGCGCTCCGCAGCCAACGGAGGATACGTCAATGCTACTGATCTTGCAGACTACCTGGTGGTTAAAGGTGTTCCCTTTAGAAAAGCTCACAGCCTGGCCGGACAGATAGTATATTCCTGCATAAAGGACCAGAAATCTTTAGAAGATCTTACACTTGCTCAACTTAAAAAGTTCTCGGAATTAATTGAAGATGATGTTTTTCAATTCATTAAAATTGAGCGCTGTGTGGATAATCGTCGTAAGCTGGGTGGACCGGCGCCAGATTCTATACGGCAGGCCATCACCCAGGCGAAAATTAACCTGGAGAACAGTTAG
- a CDS encoding RNA chaperone Hfq: protein MTKTQINLQDAFLNQVRKENISVTIFLVNGFQLKGMVRGFDNFTVLLESEGKQMMVYKHAISTVSPIRPVSASLVDPKAT, encoded by the coding sequence GTGACAAAGACTCAAATAAATCTTCAGGATGCATTCTTGAACCAGGTCCGTAAAGAAAATATATCCGTGACCATCTTTTTGGTAAATGGATTCCAACTCAAGGGGATGGTCAGAGGTTTTGATAATTTTACGGTGCTTCTGGAAAGCGAAGGCAAACAAATGATGGTTTACAAACATGCCATCTCTACTGTCAGCCCGATTCGGCCGGTCAGCGCGTCTTTAGTCGATCCAAAGGCAACCTAG
- a CDS encoding tRNA (adenosine(37)-N6)-dimethylallyltransferase MiaA: MPLPPLCVIVGPTATGKTATSINVAKQVNGEIISADSMQIYRRMDIGAAKPSLEERQEIPHYMIDIIDPDEQYSVALFRKEAEKQILDIVSRSKIPVMVGGTGLYVRSVIDQYSFTQTGVDTELRTRLHKLAESDGVLAVHRLLEKVDSCTAARLHPNNIKRVIRAIEVYHNTGTPISKLHARDGQKTEKYRLFMFGLIMNRGDLYKRIEKRVEKMVADGLTNEVSKLLKDGYSSELTSMQGLGYKEIIPYLKGTTTLENAILTLKRNTRRYAKRQITWFRHDPRVNWIDTGCVSDPAAEIIKRLEGVY, from the coding sequence ATGCCACTTCCTCCATTATGTGTAATTGTCGGCCCTACAGCTACCGGCAAGACGGCAACATCAATCAATGTAGCCAAACAGGTTAACGGGGAAATAATCTCCGCTGATTCGATGCAAATATACAGACGAATGGATATAGGCGCCGCTAAGCCTTCTTTAGAGGAACGGCAGGAAATACCCCATTACATGATTGACATTATTGATCCTGATGAACAATACAGTGTTGCCCTATTTCGCAAAGAAGCCGAAAAACAAATCCTGGATATCGTCAGCCGGAGTAAAATTCCTGTTATGGTAGGAGGTACAGGCTTGTATGTGCGTTCAGTAATCGATCAATACAGTTTTACGCAAACAGGAGTTGACACAGAATTACGGACACGTCTGCACAAACTGGCTGAATCTGACGGTGTCCTGGCAGTCCACCGTCTGCTTGAAAAAGTGGATTCCTGTACTGCCGCAAGGCTCCATCCAAACAATATAAAACGTGTTATCCGGGCAATTGAAGTTTACCACAACACAGGAACGCCTATATCAAAGCTTCATGCCAGGGACGGCCAAAAAACTGAAAAATATCGCTTATTCATGTTCGGCTTGATAATGAACAGGGGGGACCTTTATAAAAGAATAGAAAAGCGTGTAGAAAAAATGGTTGCCGATGGTCTTACTAATGAAGTAAGCAAGTTATTGAAAGATGGTTACAGCTCTGAACTTACCTCTATGCAGGGGCTGGGTTATAAGGAAATAATTCCTTATTTAAAGGGGACGACTACGCTGGAGAATGCCATATTAACATTAAAAAGAAACACGCGCAGGTACGCTAAAAGACAGATTACCTGGTTCAGGCATGACCCACGGGTAAATTGGATTGATACCGGGTGTGTTTCCGACCCGGCTGCAGAAATAATCAAGCGTTTAGAAGGAGTATACTAA
- the mutL gene encoding DNA mismatch repair endonuclease MutL, whose amino-acid sequence MDPPMLYFYSKLFFEISYEEGNFLPKIVVLDEITANQIAAGEVVERPASVVKELVENSLDAGATVITVDVLEGGLKSISVVDNGSGMDKEDARLAMLRYATSKIHGFEDLSTITTMGFRGEALPSIAAVSKLKLKTRTSGKNTGFLIENHGGNIVSSGEIGAQQGTSIIVEDLFYNTPARRKHLKNRSTEGSLIGDYLSRLAISHPSVKITYKQNGREIFSSPGSGVLFEVLASIYGVRIMCEMLHVDSKNEQIQIKGLIGKPSIKRSTRQQITVIVNKRYIRSNTITQSILEAYRGLLPTGRFPLAALHINVDTKQIDVNIHPAKMEIRLLNEKEICSHVRQSLRKALQTSLIIPREADRQNRFDLVLPETAAAASEYKQEEFLLEPSAEYPGVALFPSLQVIGQLHPTYILCRGEEGLYLIDQHAAHEKVLYEKYLSGFSESLNSQMLLTPCPVHLGPAESQKIMGHTDFLSDSGFEIDYLGGNTIFLRGIPDNFPTTDAEAYLFDILDYLSGANAADRRDLLLHLAARTACRLAIKSGTKMSLDEMQELLKKISSAENPYTCPHGRPTLVLYPYKELTRRFLRT is encoded by the coding sequence ATGGACCCGCCTATGCTTTATTTCTATTCCAAATTGTTTTTCGAGATTTCTTATGAAGAAGGTAATTTTTTGCCCAAAATAGTCGTCTTAGATGAAATAACCGCAAATCAAATTGCAGCCGGTGAAGTGGTGGAAAGGCCTGCCTCCGTCGTCAAGGAACTTGTGGAAAACTCTCTTGACGCTGGTGCAACTGTAATCACAGTCGATGTATTAGAAGGCGGGTTAAAATCAATTTCCGTAGTTGACAACGGATCAGGGATGGATAAGGAAGATGCCCGTTTGGCCATGCTAAGGTATGCAACAAGCAAAATACACGGTTTCGAAGATTTGAGTACAATAACAACGATGGGCTTTAGAGGCGAGGCTTTGCCCAGCATAGCGGCTGTCAGCAAACTTAAATTAAAAACCAGGACCTCCGGCAAAAACACGGGATTTCTCATAGAGAACCATGGCGGGAATATTGTTTCATCCGGAGAGATCGGCGCTCAGCAGGGAACTTCGATCATTGTTGAAGATCTTTTTTATAATACTCCGGCAAGGCGTAAACACCTTAAAAACCGCTCTACGGAAGGCAGCTTGATCGGCGATTACTTAAGCCGCCTGGCCATTTCGCATCCATCAGTAAAAATTACATATAAACAAAACGGCAGGGAAATATTTTCATCTCCCGGCTCCGGAGTGCTTTTTGAAGTGCTTGCGTCGATATATGGCGTCCGCATTATGTGTGAGATGCTGCACGTGGATTCCAAAAATGAACAAATTCAAATCAAGGGTTTAATAGGAAAACCTTCCATAAAAAGAAGTACACGACAGCAAATTACGGTAATCGTTAACAAACGTTATATCAGAAGCAATACGATAACGCAGTCTATTCTCGAAGCATACCGGGGATTGCTGCCTACGGGCCGCTTTCCTCTTGCTGCGTTGCACATCAATGTTGATACAAAACAGATAGACGTAAACATACACCCGGCAAAAATGGAAATCAGGCTTTTAAATGAAAAGGAAATTTGCTCTCATGTAAGACAGAGTTTACGTAAAGCTCTACAGACCAGCCTGATTATACCCAGGGAAGCAGACAGACAAAACCGTTTCGATTTAGTTTTGCCTGAAACGGCAGCAGCGGCATCCGAATACAAACAGGAAGAATTTCTTTTGGAACCATCTGCAGAATACCCGGGCGTTGCCCTTTTCCCGTCACTTCAGGTCATTGGACAACTTCACCCTACTTATATACTTTGTAGAGGAGAGGAAGGCCTTTACCTGATTGACCAGCATGCTGCGCATGAAAAGGTTCTGTATGAAAAATACCTGTCAGGATTTTCAGAAAGTCTTAATTCACAAATGCTGCTGACTCCATGCCCTGTACATCTTGGCCCTGCGGAATCACAAAAGATTATGGGACACACAGATTTTCTATCTGATTCAGGTTTTGAAATTGATTATCTGGGAGGAAACACAATTTTTCTTAGAGGAATCCCGGATAACTTCCCAACTACAGACGCAGAAGCCTATCTGTTCGACATACTTGATTACCTGTCTGGCGCCAACGCAGCAGACAGACGTGATTTACTCCTGCACCTGGCTGCAAGAACAGCCTGCAGATTAGCCATTAAATCAGGAACGAAAATGTCCCTGGATGAAATGCAGGAACTCTTAAAGAAAATATCATCTGCGGAGAACCCCTATACGTGCCCGCATGGCCGGCCGACTCTGGTGCTTTACCCATACAAAGAACTGACCAGAAGGTTTTTAAGGACATGA
- a CDS encoding DNA mismatch repair protein MutS: protein MLGYTPMIEQYLEIKHQHQDAILFFRLGDFYEMFFDDALLASKELGITLTSREGGQDKRVPMCGIPFHASQNYIGRLIQKGYKVAICEQIEEPGPAKGIFRRQVIRVITPGTFIEGQPLEEKKNNFVAAVSGTNAAYGLAIADIGTGLFMAAQFDGENAETLLLEELSRLQPLEVILSSNILAQEINRKIKKRMPSAVSTLPDDAFNTAGIQKLLSNKPGSSFDEPLNKKYPLASNAAGGVFHYLKETAKCDLLQINKIEFYSPGHYLILDDVTRRNLELKLSLRDRTSRHTLVWVLDHTLTAMGGRQLRSWIDRPLLNLDSIIKRQEAVEETAGSLIFRYELKQILSSIYDLERLTARVAYGSANARDLLALKKSVSVLPSLVQLLSGSHSELWLEISKRVIFPEELWNLLDKAITDDPPASVRDGGIIKAGYHPEVDRLRNLSAGGKEWLVNLEIRERERTGIKSLKVGFNKIFGYYLEVTRSNLGLIPDDYIRKQTLANGERFITPELKELEEKILGAQDRLVQLEYEIFSEIRSKVGEAIPGLQKTAQAVAVADCLYSLAEAAVKGNYTRPSMFEGKRLYLKESRHPVLEKILGTGEFIPNDLLLNEENHFIILTGPNMAGKSTYMRQAALLVLMAQIGSFVPARQAEIGLVDRILTRVGASDDLAAGQSTFLVEMNECREIVKSATEKSFIIMDEIGRGTSTYDGISIAWALVEFIAQKLKAKTLFSTHYQELTELETLTGVNNFTMTVQEKGDNIIFLRQVSPGKADRSYGIQVARLAGLPDDILNRAREIMDILLCRQNSDIETASVLEKNATQDELSIEDDLAALNIWELTPLEALNILARWQMELKKSKRLY from the coding sequence ATGTTGGGTTATACACCAATGATCGAACAATATCTTGAAATAAAACATCAGCACCAGGACGCAATTTTGTTTTTTCGTCTCGGTGATTTTTATGAAATGTTTTTTGATGACGCTCTTCTCGCTTCAAAAGAACTTGGAATTACGCTTACAAGCCGTGAAGGCGGCCAGGATAAGCGTGTTCCCATGTGCGGTATTCCATTTCATGCCTCCCAAAATTACATTGGGCGTCTTATCCAAAAAGGATATAAGGTCGCTATTTGTGAACAGATCGAGGAACCTGGTCCAGCTAAAGGTATTTTCCGCCGGCAGGTTATCAGGGTCATCACTCCGGGTACTTTTATTGAAGGACAGCCGCTGGAAGAAAAGAAAAATAATTTCGTCGCAGCAGTCAGCGGCACGAACGCCGCATATGGACTCGCCATTGCTGATATCGGCACTGGCCTTTTTATGGCTGCTCAGTTTGACGGAGAAAACGCCGAAACTTTATTGCTCGAAGAACTGTCCAGACTCCAACCCCTGGAAGTTATACTTTCCAGCAATATACTGGCGCAAGAGATTAACAGAAAAATAAAAAAAAGAATGCCTTCGGCTGTTTCGACACTGCCGGATGACGCTTTTAACACCGCCGGGATTCAGAAACTTTTATCAAATAAGCCCGGCAGCAGTTTTGATGAACCCTTAAACAAAAAGTACCCCTTGGCCTCCAATGCGGCAGGGGGGGTATTCCATTATTTGAAAGAGACAGCAAAATGTGATCTTCTTCAAATTAATAAAATAGAGTTTTACTCACCGGGTCATTACCTGATTCTTGATGACGTTACCAGGCGTAATCTGGAGTTAAAACTCTCTTTGCGCGACAGAACCAGCAGGCACACACTTGTCTGGGTCCTGGACCATACCCTGACAGCCATGGGAGGACGGCAGTTAAGGTCCTGGATTGACAGGCCCCTTCTTAATCTGGATTCAATCATTAAGCGGCAGGAAGCTGTCGAAGAAACCGCCGGCAGCTTAATATTCAGGTATGAACTTAAACAGATTCTTTCCTCCATCTATGACCTTGAAAGACTTACTGCCCGGGTCGCTTATGGATCTGCAAACGCGCGTGACCTGCTGGCCTTAAAAAAATCAGTTTCTGTGCTTCCGTCGTTGGTACAACTCTTAAGCGGCAGCCATTCGGAACTTTGGCTGGAAATATCAAAAAGGGTTATATTTCCAGAAGAACTGTGGAATCTGCTGGACAAAGCCATAACAGACGATCCTCCCGCATCAGTCAGGGATGGCGGAATAATCAAAGCAGGATATCATCCCGAAGTTGACAGGCTAAGGAATTTAAGCGCCGGCGGTAAAGAATGGCTGGTCAACCTGGAAATACGGGAAAGGGAACGTACAGGCATAAAATCCTTAAAAGTAGGTTTTAATAAGATTTTTGGATATTACTTGGAAGTCACTAGGTCGAATCTGGGCTTGATACCGGATGATTATATCAGGAAGCAGACACTTGCCAATGGAGAACGGTTTATTACACCCGAGCTTAAAGAACTGGAAGAGAAAATTCTCGGCGCCCAGGATCGTTTAGTACAACTCGAATACGAGATCTTTTCCGAAATACGGAGTAAAGTGGGAGAGGCAATCCCGGGTCTGCAAAAAACAGCCCAGGCTGTGGCTGTTGCAGACTGCCTGTATTCCCTGGCTGAAGCGGCCGTCAAAGGAAATTATACACGACCTTCAATGTTCGAGGGCAAACGCTTATACCTGAAAGAAAGCCGGCATCCAGTGCTGGAAAAAATTCTTGGAACCGGCGAATTTATTCCCAATGACCTCTTACTTAATGAAGAAAACCATTTTATAATACTTACCGGCCCTAATATGGCAGGCAAAAGCACATATATGCGGCAGGCAGCCTTGCTCGTCCTGATGGCTCAAATCGGCAGCTTCGTCCCTGCCCGGCAGGCTGAAATAGGGCTCGTTGACCGCATCCTTACCAGGGTAGGGGCGAGCGACGACCTGGCAGCCGGCCAGAGCACTTTCCTGGTAGAAATGAATGAATGCAGGGAAATTGTAAAATCCGCTACTGAGAAGAGTTTTATTATTATGGATGAAATAGGACGGGGCACAAGCACATATGACGGCATAAGCATCGCCTGGGCGCTTGTAGAATTTATTGCGCAAAAGCTAAAAGCTAAAACACTTTTTTCCACCCACTACCAGGAACTTACCGAATTGGAGACACTGACTGGCGTAAATAATTTTACAATGACCGTTCAGGAAAAAGGAGACAATATTATCTTCCTTCGTCAGGTATCGCCAGGAAAGGCTGACCGCAGCTACGGCATACAGGTCGCAAGGCTGGCTGGTTTACCGGACGATATATTAAACCGTGCCCGTGAAATTATGGACATCCTGCTGTGCCGTCAAAATTCCGATATTGAGACTGCTTCTGTCCTTGAAAAAAACGCTACACAGGACGAATTGAGTATTGAGGACGATTTGGCTGCCTTAAACATATGGGAATTAACTCCCCTGGAAGCTTTAAACATACTCGCCCGCTGGCAGATGGAACTCAAAAAGAGTAAACGGCTATACTGA